Proteins found in one Primulina eburnea isolate SZY01 chromosome 16, ASM2296580v1, whole genome shotgun sequence genomic segment:
- the LOC140816470 gene encoding LOW QUALITY PROTEIN: probable ribonuclease P/MRP protein subunit POP5 (The sequence of the model RefSeq protein was modified relative to this genomic sequence to represent the inferred CDS: inserted 1 base in 1 codon) codes for MVGFKNRYMLMEVFLDPNKDLMLDEPIIITQFNLSKAIKDSIQANFGECGLALSQNSFQVKYVNPITKVCIFRTSREEYQKVWAATTMVKSIGNCPVVFNLLDLSGSIRACKNIALKCDELKFEQYKLSAGDRVTADVHQHMQNXLEKIRVLEH; via the exons ATGGTGGGGTTTAAGAATAGATACATGTTGATGGAGGTGTTTCTTGATCCTAATAAAGATCTTATGTTGGATGAACCCATTATAATCACTCAATTCAATCTATCAAAAGCAATCAAAGATAGCATTCAAGCGAACTTTGGCGAATGTGGTCTAGCATTGTCTCAGAATTCTTTTCAAG TGAAGTATGTGAATCCAATTACAAAAGTCTGCATTTTTAGAACTTCCAGAGAGGAGTACCAGAAGGTTTGGGCTGCGACGACGATGGTTAAGAGTATAGGAAACTGTCCGGTGGTTTTCAACTTGCTTGATTTAAGTG GAAGCATCAGGGCCTGCAAAAACATTGCTTTAAAGTGCGATGAATTGAAGTTTGAACAATATAAATTATCGGCCGGTGATCGCGTGACTGCTGATGTCCACCAACATATGCAAA TGCTGGAGAAAATCAGAGTTTTGGAGCACTGA